A window of the Trichoplusia ni isolate ovarian cell line Hi5 chromosome 4, tn1, whole genome shotgun sequence genome harbors these coding sequences:
- the LOC113492762 gene encoding uncharacterized protein LOC113492762 isoform X1: MAHFVLIALYSGVLSTLAANVNFCQNLNPTHDFDEEAVLGMWYVHEYVYHKENVTKTDSNPYCPIIQLRKFEDYVEGGLLTHNLPTPPTPYPHLTNTPYVHRPYTMQEPYRIRHFVLEWHEGLWQDDYHIKVNTSHKGFWATDVPNRSVGDMYRFFGGVIQVLKVANNHLVLNFCMRLPNSQLFSVVLSRNENQLTPEDLASIHNVFTMKHLSTSALKRVCENSANKSTISMLLFFIVSYAIWGSRI; this comes from the exons ATGGCACACTTTGTATTAATCGCATTGTACTCGGGCGTATTAAGCACATTAGCTGCCAACGTCAACTTTTGTCAGAATTTGAACCCGACTCATGATTTTGATGAGGAAGCGGTACTGGGCATGTGGTACGTGCACGAGTACGTATATCACAAGGAAAACGTGACGAAAACTGATTCCAACCCGTACTGTCCTATCATACAGTTGAGAAAGTTTGAAGATTATGTGGAAGGTGGCCTGCTCACTCACAACTTA CCAACTCCGCCGACCCCGTACCCTCACCTGACCAACACGCCGTACGTGCACCGGCCATACACCATGCAGGAGCCGTACCGCATCCGACACTTTGTGCTGGAGTGGCACGAGGGGCTCTGGCAGGACGACTACCACATCAAGGTCAACACTTCACACAAAGGCTTCTGGGCGACTGATGTTCCAAATAGAT CTGTCGGTGACATGTATCGTTTCTTCGGAGGTGTGATTCAAGTATTGAAGGTCGCAAACAACCACCTGGTGCTAAACTTCTGCATGAGGCTGCCGAACTCACAGCTGTTCAGCGTCGTGCTGTCCAGAAACGAGAACCAGCTGACGCCCGAGGACCTGGCCAGCATTCACAACGTGTTTACCATGAAACACCTCTCCACATCTGCGCTCAAGAGAGTTTGCGAGAATTCTGCCAACAAGAGCACGATATCAATGTTATTATTCTTCATCGTATCTTACGCAATTTGGGGTTCTCGAATTTAA
- the LOC113493579 gene encoding uncharacterized protein LOC113493579, with amino-acid sequence MYSLGPSANMLCPIARLLLNLAYIIGAHSFCGDSIKWAHHFNIEDVYGMWYGVGYAQHTPDMTNKPNEIGCVTLHITDVTTEPQDDWLDWSIQKHNYSDEKWRSYKNNPWASDEVISGSWLDIPVKRDVKRSIYERRLRVVWDEDGQSIEQSYVYTPEAPGLWTADQRRPLERKMMEQGIDLWYPDEPPRHPQVIRVLKVTPQVMIINHCSDIGGGVFSLILRRSPSRVHRWEWYDYKRQFYNFDLPNVQRYSAVCAGCMETSSMLYIVIGFSFVRMGIRFIVLG; translated from the exons ATGTACTCCTTGGGCCCGAGTGCGAACATGCTCTGTCCAATCGCACGTTTGCTCCTCAATCTCGCGTATATTATAGGGGCACATAGCTTCTGTGGCGACAGTATCAAGTGGGCGCACCACTTTAACATCGAGGATGTGTACGGCATGTGGTATGGCGTGGGGTACGCGCAGCACACCCCCGACATGACCAACAAACCTAACGAGATCGGCTGCGTCACGCTCCACATCACTGACGTCACCACTGAACCCCAAGATGATTGGCTCGACTGGTCT ATTCAAAAGCATAACTATTCAGACGAAAAATGGCGTTCTTACAAGAACAATCCTTGGGCGTCTGACGAGGTGATATCGGGCTCGTGGCTGGACATCCCGGTGAAGAGAGATGTAAAGAGGAGCATCTACGAGAGGCGGCTGCGTGTGGTGTGGGATGAAGACGGCCAGTCCATCGAGCAGAGCTATGTGTACACCCCGGAAGCGCCCGGCCTGTGGACTGCGGACCAGCGGAGACCCTTAGAGAGGAAAATGATGGAACAAGGCATAG ATTTATGGTATCCGGACGAACCACCAAGACATCCTCAAGTCATCCGCGTCTTGAAGGTTACTCCCCAAGTCATGATCATCAACCACTGCTCGGACATCGGCGGCGGCGTGTTCTCCCTGATCCTCAGGCGGTCTCCCTCGAGGGTCCACCGGTGGGAGTGGTACGACTACAAGCGACAGTTCTATAACTTCGACCTGCCTAATGTCCAGCGGTATTCTGCAGTCTGTGCCGGCTGCATGGAAACCAGCTCCATGCTTTATATAGTCATCGGATTCAGCTTTGTTAGAATGGGCATAAGGTTTATTGTACTAGGATAG
- the LOC113492762 gene encoding uncharacterized protein LOC113492762 isoform X2: MAFSSIILVFVCISLVQCYSQYSFESHKYCDDLSPYYGDINLDQIAGVWYGVEKIPHTRGEYKIEYTQECFYIDIKEINIEPTPPTPYPHLTNTPYVHRPYTMQEPYRIRHFVLEWHEGLWQDDYHIKVNTSHKGFWATDVPNRSVGDMYRFFGGVIQVLKVANNHLVLNFCMRLPNSQLFSVVLSRNENQLTPEDLASIHNVFTMKHLSTSALKRVCENSANKSTISMLLFFIVSYAIWGSRI, from the exons TGGTTTTCGTGTGTATTAGTTTAGTGCAATGTTACAGTCAATACAGTTTTGAAAGTCACAAATACTGCGACGACCTGTCACCGTATTATGGCGATATCAATCTGGACCAAATAGCTGGTGTTTGGTATGGTGTTGAGAAGATACCTCACACGAGAGGTGAATACAAAATAGAATATACACAGGAGTGTTTCTACATCGACATCAAGGAGATAAATATTGAG CCAACTCCGCCGACCCCGTACCCTCACCTGACCAACACGCCGTACGTGCACCGGCCATACACCATGCAGGAGCCGTACCGCATCCGACACTTTGTGCTGGAGTGGCACGAGGGGCTCTGGCAGGACGACTACCACATCAAGGTCAACACTTCACACAAAGGCTTCTGGGCGACTGATGTTCCAAATAGAT CTGTCGGTGACATGTATCGTTTCTTCGGAGGTGTGATTCAAGTATTGAAGGTCGCAAACAACCACCTGGTGCTAAACTTCTGCATGAGGCTGCCGAACTCACAGCTGTTCAGCGTCGTGCTGTCCAGAAACGAGAACCAGCTGACGCCCGAGGACCTGGCCAGCATTCACAACGTGTTTACCATGAAACACCTCTCCACATCTGCGCTCAAGAGAGTTTGCGAGAATTCTGCCAACAAGAGCACGATATCAATGTTATTATTCTTCATCGTATCTTACGCAATTTGGGGTTCTCGAATTTAA